In the genome of Leptospiraceae bacterium, one region contains:
- a CDS encoding SDR family oxidoreductase has product MKYLIIGASGGIGKKIAEILSREPENQLILTYNKHPIQEFPSATKIQYNVLENHNPFENLNLSSLDGLVYTPGAILLKPFDRISPEEFKNDFELQVLGAAKTIQYVLKYLKQSQKASIVLFSTVATKIGMSFHSLVSTSKSAIEGLTLSLAAEFAPHIRVNCIAPSITNTPLASGFLNTEQKVKNLSDRHPLKRIGSPEDIAELTVFLLSPKSSWITGQVIPVDGGMSTIRNF; this is encoded by the coding sequence ATGAAGTACTTAATCATTGGCGCATCAGGTGGCATTGGGAAAAAAATTGCCGAAATTCTAAGCCGAGAACCCGAGAATCAACTGATATTGACGTATAACAAACACCCTATACAAGAGTTTCCTTCAGCAACGAAAATCCAGTACAATGTATTAGAAAATCACAACCCTTTTGAAAATCTTAATCTTTCATCTCTTGATGGTTTGGTTTACACACCTGGAGCTATTTTGTTGAAACCTTTTGATCGTATTTCTCCTGAAGAATTCAAAAATGACTTTGAGCTCCAAGTCTTAGGAGCTGCGAAAACCATCCAATATGTTTTGAAGTACCTAAAACAAAGTCAAAAGGCAAGCATAGTTCTTTTTAGCACAGTGGCTACCAAGATTGGTATGAGCTTTCATTCTCTTGTCTCAACGTCAAAATCCGCTATTGAGGGTTTGACTCTTTCTCTTGCCGCCGAATTTGCTCCTCATATACGAGTGAATTGTATTGCTCCCTCCATTACTAATACGCCACTGGCAAGTGGATTTCTTAACACCGAACAGAAAGTCAAAAATCTCTCCGATCGACATCCCCTCAAACGAATAGGTAGTCCTGAGGACATTGCAGAGCTAACAGTGTTTTTACTTAGCCCGAAATCCAGTTGGATTACAGGTCAAGTAATCCCTGTTGATGGTGGAATGTCAACCATACGGAATTTTTAA
- a CDS encoding cryptochrome/photolyase family protein has product MIFPHQLFLSSPLFEYKIDKYYLIEEYLFFLQYKFHKTKLAYHIATMKFYFHYLKNKNLNVEYISHELPLSDVRNLIPHVIKQGYSTIYVIDPVDDWLSKRIKRKSSEFNANLKILDSPMFLLSQKDIEAYHHEFQKAKPHQTSFYIHFRKKFQILIEENSKPVGGKWSYDVQNRKKIPRSIVIPVSKTYTNKEWIQAKALVLDKFHQNPGEILENSYYPLTFDDAQNHLDLFLRFKLHNFGEYQDAISFRDPFLFHSNLSACMNIGLITPKEVIKKTMEFFESKRKIPINSIEGFLRQILGWREFIRYVYVKYGITQRNSNYWNFENRKQIEIFYKRKTNILPVDLVLEKVHKIAYSHHIERLMLLGNLMLLLNIHPEEVYLFFMIHYIDAYDWVMVPNVYGMSQFADGGLMSTKPYFSSSSYIIKMSDSSYKNQDWRIYFDALFWKFLFDHQSKLQTNPRMSILLRHLSSKNENEIQKQVETYIKSVL; this is encoded by the coding sequence TTGATATTTCCGCATCAGCTTTTTTTATCATCACCCCTTTTTGAGTATAAAATTGATAAGTATTACTTAATAGAAGAATACCTTTTCTTTTTACAATACAAATTTCATAAAACCAAACTTGCCTATCACATCGCCACCATGAAGTTCTATTTTCACTACCTTAAAAACAAAAATCTAAACGTTGAATACATCTCGCATGAACTCCCTCTTAGTGATGTAAGAAATCTTATTCCTCATGTTATCAAACAAGGCTACTCAACCATTTACGTGATCGATCCTGTGGATGATTGGCTATCAAAAAGAATCAAAAGAAAATCAAGTGAATTCAATGCTAATCTAAAAATCTTAGATAGCCCCATGTTTTTACTTTCTCAAAAAGACATAGAAGCATATCATCATGAGTTTCAGAAAGCAAAACCCCATCAAACTTCTTTTTATATCCACTTTCGAAAAAAGTTTCAAATCCTTATTGAGGAAAATTCAAAACCAGTTGGTGGCAAGTGGAGTTATGACGTTCAAAACCGAAAAAAAATCCCACGAAGCATAGTCATCCCCGTATCAAAAACTTACACAAACAAAGAATGGATCCAAGCAAAAGCTCTCGTCTTAGATAAATTTCATCAAAATCCCGGAGAAATCCTAGAAAATTCATACTATCCTTTGACATTTGATGATGCCCAAAATCATCTTGATTTATTCTTGAGGTTTAAACTTCATAATTTTGGAGAATATCAGGATGCCATAAGTTTTAGGGACCCGTTTTTATTTCACTCAAATCTTTCTGCTTGTATGAACATTGGTTTAATTACTCCCAAAGAAGTTATCAAAAAGACGATGGAGTTTTTCGAGTCAAAGCGAAAAATTCCTATAAATAGCATTGAAGGTTTTCTTCGTCAAATTTTGGGTTGGCGAGAATTCATCCGCTATGTCTATGTGAAATACGGAATCACTCAGAGAAACTCCAATTATTGGAACTTCGAAAACAGAAAGCAGATTGAAATCTTCTACAAAAGAAAAACAAACATTTTGCCAGTTGATTTAGTATTAGAGAAAGTACACAAGATTGCCTATTCTCATCACATTGAGAGATTGATGCTTCTTGGAAATTTGATGCTTCTTTTAAATATTCATCCCGAAGAAGTTTATCTTTTTTTTATGATTCACTATATTGATGCTTATGATTGGGTGATGGTTCCCAATGTTTATGGTATGTCTCAATTTGCTGATGGGGGTTTGATGTCCACAAAACCCTATTTTAGTTCGAGTTCATACATTATAAAGATGTCTGACTCTTCTTACAAAAATCAAGATTGGCGAATATATTTTGATGCTTTGTTTTGGAAGTTTTTGTTTGATCACCAATCAAAACTACAAACTAATCCAAGAATGAGCATACTCCTCAGGCATCTATCATCAAAAAATGAAAATGAAATCCAAAAACAAGTGGAAACCTATATTAAATCGGTTTTATAA